The proteins below are encoded in one region of Chloroflexota bacterium:
- a CDS encoding histidinol-phosphatase, giving the protein MANRECALEIFTVASLLEARGANPYRVRAYRRAALRLLRMREDASVYLNEDGELALPGLGVRLRRKLGELVRTGKLGFHDELLEGEPRAVRTLMTIPGIGPKTADRLIGEARVRGLKSLVRAARRGRLHRMAGVGETREQAWSATAETMLSAMAAAREARRRGRADRLTGRHVGAEAGGHPGSQGEQLPLPLTVSERESGGAAVTAPEVAAPTASPTRAA; this is encoded by the coding sequence GTGGCGAACCGCGAGTGTGCGCTTGAGATCTTCACCGTTGCCTCGCTGCTCGAAGCGCGGGGCGCCAACCCCTACCGCGTGCGGGCCTACCGGCGTGCTGCCCTGCGTCTGCTCCGGATGCGGGAGGATGCCAGCGTCTACCTGAACGAGGACGGCGAGCTTGCCCTGCCAGGGCTCGGGGTGCGCCTGCGGCGCAAGCTGGGGGAGCTGGTACGGACGGGAAAGCTCGGCTTTCATGACGAACTGCTCGAGGGGGAGCCGCGCGCTGTCCGCACCTTGATGACGATCCCCGGCATCGGGCCGAAGACCGCCGACCGGCTGATTGGCGAGGCCAGGGTGCGCGGGTTGAAGTCGCTGGTGCGAGCGGCCCGCCGTGGACGCCTGCACCGGATGGCGGGCGTGGGCGAGACGCGCGAGCAGGCCTGGAGCGCCACCGCCGAGACGATGCTCAGCGCCATGGCCGCCGCACGGGAGGCTCGCCGGCGAGGCCGCGCTGATCGCCTCACCGGCCGCCACGTAGGCGCCGAGGCAGGCGGCCACCCAGGCAGCCAGGGGGAGCAGCTTCCGCTTCCACTCACCGTATCCGAGCGGGAGTCGGGCGGCGCTGCCGTCACCGCCCCTGAGGTCGCCGCGCCGACAGCTTCCCCGACGAGGGCCGCCTGA